The following coding sequences are from one Chloracidobacterium sp. window:
- a CDS encoding MFS transporter, translating to MNQITLEKNDRREIFGWLTYDWANSAFFTTVVTVLAGPYITSLAQNDVGTSGVVLRLGPIGSITADNLFTSTLGVSIFLQIFLLPLLGSIADFTPLKKKMMAAFCYVGVLSSSLLFFINGDSYLWGCLFLLIANICFAASNVFYNSFLVDITTEDRRDSTSSYGYAAGYLGGLIMLVLNLALINFGSSYGIDQGLAVRISMLAASLWWGLFAAVTFYLVRSRTPERIETGKRLISVGFIEIWRTMKELAGLKYTLLFLIGYLLYNDGIQTVILNSSIFLSQELFVSKGLQSSPSFLLGIFFVAQVFALIGALVFERIARVIGAKRTIIVCLTIWSAIVIYAYGFLQTALHAWIMAVFIGLVLGSTQALSRSLFSQMIPKSRESSFFGLYEISEKGTSWIGNAVFAVVVGTTGSYRQAILALIVFFVAGSLILLFTNTAKAIHAAGNLTSEEAAQLIEQR from the coding sequence ATGAATCAAATCACGCTCGAAAAGAATGACCGGAGAGAGATCTTCGGCTGGCTCACATATGATTGGGCAAATTCGGCCTTTTTCACGACCGTCGTAACCGTTTTGGCGGGGCCGTACATCACGTCACTCGCTCAGAACGATGTCGGCACGAGCGGTGTTGTTCTGAGACTCGGGCCGATAGGTTCGATCACCGCTGATAACTTGTTTACATCGACCCTCGGCGTATCAATATTTTTACAGATATTCCTACTGCCCCTTTTGGGCTCCATCGCCGATTTTACGCCGCTCAAGAAAAAGATGATGGCGGCATTCTGCTACGTCGGAGTGCTCTCGAGTTCGCTTCTGTTCTTTATTAACGGCGACTCTTACCTGTGGGGATGCCTCTTTCTACTGATAGCAAACATCTGCTTTGCTGCCTCAAACGTATTTTATAATTCGTTCTTAGTCGATATCACGACCGAGGATCGTCGCGACAGCACATCCAGTTACGGTTATGCGGCGGGCTATCTCGGCGGCCTGATAATGCTCGTGCTCAATCTGGCACTCATTAATTTTGGTTCGTCGTACGGTATCGATCAGGGGCTGGCGGTCAGGATCTCGATGCTTGCGGCGTCGCTCTGGTGGGGTCTATTTGCTGCCGTCACATTTTACCTTGTCCGCTCCAGGACACCCGAGCGGATCGAAACGGGTAAACGATTGATCTCGGTCGGATTTATTGAGATATGGCGGACGATGAAAGAACTGGCGGGGCTCAAATACACTCTATTGTTCCTAATAGGCTACCTGCTCTACAATGACGGCATTCAGACCGTGATCCTGAACTCATCCATCTTTCTATCTCAAGAGCTATTTGTCTCGAAGGGACTCCAGTCGAGCCCGTCGTTTCTGCTGGGCATATTCTTTGTCGCTCAGGTATTTGCTCTTATAGGGGCGTTGGTATTTGAACGCATCGCACGCGTCATTGGTGCTAAGCGCACGATCATCGTGTGTCTGACTATCTGGTCCGCGATCGTGATCTACGCCTATGGTTTCCTGCAGACGGCACTTCACGCGTGGATAATGGCAGTATTCATCGGGCTTGTGCTGGGCAGTACACAGGCACTGTCGCGTTCACTGTTTTCACAGATGATCCCTAAGTCTAGGGAATCATCGTTTTTTGGGCTTTACGAGATATCAGAAAAGGGAACGTCGTGGATCGGGAATGCCGTGTTTGCCGTGGTGGTCGGGACGACAGGTTCATACAGGCAAGCGATTTTGGCTTTGATCGTATTCTTTGTCGCCGGCAGTCTGATACTGCTCTTTACTAATACCGCCAAGGCGATACACGCGGCCGGCAATCTGACCTCGGAGGAGGCGGCACAGCTCATCGAACAGCGATAG
- a CDS encoding VCBS repeat-containing protein: MKKINDSKSTGSFLRTISTMLVLAIVLGAGAIVANAQAFTEGFDTIVSPTGATGSAPIPDWWGKNNSTTAGSTTWFQGNPTVFPSHTGATNSYIGANFNNTTGANTISNWLLTPNRTFNNGDQIKFYTRTVDANPYPDRMQIRLSTAGASTNVGTSDSSLGDFTTLLLDINPTYDTGGAYPETWTQFTLTLSGLSGPTSGRVGFRYFVELGGPTGDNSDYIGIDTFEYIPAAAPAGDAPVDFNGDGKTDYSVVRNVGGGPSGQVRWYWNINGSAAPTAAADWGLATDFFISGDYDGDGKDDIVVWRPGAATVATYYILNSATSTLRQEAFGQTGDDPTVVGDYNGDGKDDLAVYRAGATAGAQSTWYFRTVANGAVSFVPWGMNGDYPAPGDYDGNGKADFGIQRNAGGGQAGYWILSDANVAQPTVIFGTPTDVIVPGDYDGDGKTDIATARGVSGAIQWQWRNSSNGAINYRTFGASATDSPVQGDYDGDGKTDVAIWRPTAGANAFWSLGTTSNAVTTFAFGANGDYPVANSNSH; encoded by the coding sequence ATGAAAAAGATCAATGATTCTAAATCAACCGGATCGTTCTTAAGAACGATTTCGACGATGTTGGTTTTAGCGATAGTTTTAGGTGCGGGGGCCATAGTGGCTAACGCTCAGGCATTTACCGAAGGGTTTGACACCATCGTTTCGCCGACCGGAGCCACCGGTTCCGCGCCCATCCCTGATTGGTGGGGAAAAAACAACAGCACGACGGCAGGTTCGACCACTTGGTTTCAGGGCAACCCTACGGTGTTTCCGTCACACACGGGTGCGACAAACTCGTACATCGGCGCCAATTTTAACAACACGACCGGAGCTAATACGATCAGCAACTGGCTGCTAACGCCAAATCGTACTTTCAACAACGGCGACCAGATCAAGTTTTACACGCGTACAGTCGACGCAAATCCGTATCCGGATCGTATGCAGATCCGTTTGTCTACGGCAGGTGCGAGCACAAATGTTGGCACTAGTGATTCTTCGTTGGGTGACTTTACTACACTCTTGCTTGATATAAATCCGACCTACGATACGGGCGGTGCATATCCCGAAACGTGGACGCAGTTTACTTTGACGCTTTCAGGCCTTTCAGGCCCGACCAGCGGACGCGTTGGATTTCGTTACTTCGTCGAACTTGGCGGCCCGACGGGTGATAACTCGGACTATATCGGAATCGACACCTTTGAATACATCCCGGCGGCTGCTCCGGCAGGCGATGCTCCGGTCGATTTCAACGGCGACGGCAAGACCGACTACTCTGTAGTTCGTAACGTAGGCGGCGGACCCAGCGGCCAGGTTCGATGGTACTGGAACATTAACGGATCGGCAGCACCGACCGCAGCAGCGGATTGGGGACTTGCGACCGATTTCTTTATCTCCGGCGACTACGACGGTGACGGCAAAGATGACATCGTTGTCTGGCGTCCCGGTGCTGCGACCGTTGCAACCTACTACATCCTGAACAGCGCGACCTCGACGCTTCGTCAGGAGGCGTTTGGCCAAACCGGTGACGATCCGACGGTCGTTGGTGACTACAACGGCGACGGCAAGGATGATCTGGCTGTGTACCGTGCGGGAGCTACTGCCGGTGCCCAGAGCACCTGGTATTTCCGCACAGTCGCAAACGGAGCTGTTTCATTTGTGCCCTGGGGTATGAATGGCGATTACCCGGCACCCGGCGACTATGACGGAAATGGAAAGGCTGATTTCGGCATTCAGCGTAACGCCGGTGGCGGCCAAGCCGGATACTGGATCCTCTCGGATGCCAATGTCGCACAGCCGACCGTGATCTTTGGAACACCGACTGACGTTATTGTTCCCGGCGACTACGACGGCGACGGCAAGACCGACATTGCTACTGCCCGAGGCGTATCCGGTGCTATTCAGTGGCAATGGCGAAACAGTTCGAATGGCGCGATCAACTATCGCACATTTGGAGCGTCCGCGACCGACTCTCCCGTACAGGGTGATTATGACGGTGACGGCAAGACCGATGTCGCTATATGGCGTCCGACGGCTGGAGCAAATGCTTTCTGGTCGCTCGGAACGACTTCGAACGCCGTTACTACATTTGCGTTCGGTGCAAACGGTGACTATCCGGTTGCCAACTCCAACTCACACTAA
- a CDS encoding LOG family protein, which translates to MNSTNDKIITIFGGSKCTEDSHEYQEAMALGSKLADAGYTICTGGYLGIMEAASRGAREKGGRVLGIVMNQFKSEPNRFLTDKVATDHFYDRLQNLILRSSGFVAFRGGMGTVTEVSLVWNKLQTRILGSRPLVLIGDCWPPVVKAWQTSLVVSDADVGILNFADDAEQAFKIIDTKSNGVLL; encoded by the coding sequence ATGAATAGTACAAACGATAAGATCATCACGATCTTCGGTGGATCAAAGTGTACTGAGGATTCGCACGAGTATCAGGAGGCGATGGCCTTGGGGTCAAAACTTGCTGATGCCGGCTATACCATCTGTACCGGTGGCTATCTTGGCATAATGGAGGCTGCTTCACGCGGAGCCCGCGAAAAGGGCGGACGCGTGCTCGGTATCGTTATGAATCAGTTCAAATCCGAGCCGAATCGGTTTTTGACCGACAAGGTTGCAACCGACCATTTCTACGATCGCCTACAGAATCTTATACTGCGATCCTCGGGCTTTGTTGCATTTCGCGGCGGAATGGGGACGGTGACCGAGGTGTCGCTGGTGTGGAACAAGTTGCAGACGCGCATCCTCGGGTCGCGGCCGCTAGTCCTGATCGGGGACTGTTGGCCGCCCGTGGTCAAGGCCTGGCAGACTTCGCTCGTCGTGAGCGACGCAGATGTCGGGATCCTAAATTTTGCGGACGACGCCGAGCAGGCGTTTAAGATCATTGATACCAAGTCGAATGGAGTTTTGCTATGA
- a CDS encoding TIGR00266 family protein has protein sequence MPPPQGGAFHFDTDGRGQGRGYTWAIDHQGAFALAVVNLQAEQSISAEAGAMVSMSGNIDLMSEMKGGVFGALKRAVGGESAFVSTFTAKDGPGEVTLAPGAPGDVAGLEMRGQTFWVQSSSYLAGDVSLQVDTKMGGAKSFFGGEGLFLLQVSGTGLLLLSSFGAIHRKTLAPGERYVVDTGHLVAWEGHMQYSLRKAAKSGLLRSFLSGEGMVAEFNGPGEILIQTRNLAAFAGLLKPFFPTQGGSGGGFSIGS, from the coding sequence ATGCCACCACCGCAAGGCGGTGCTTTCCACTTTGACACTGACGGGCGCGGTCAGGGACGCGGTTACACGTGGGCGATCGATCATCAGGGTGCATTCGCTCTGGCTGTTGTAAATCTGCAAGCAGAGCAATCCATCTCGGCCGAGGCCGGAGCGATGGTCTCGATGTCGGGAAATATCGATCTGATGTCGGAAATGAAGGGCGGCGTTTTTGGCGCTCTAAAACGTGCAGTCGGCGGCGAATCAGCCTTTGTATCTACATTTACAGCGAAGGACGGACCCGGCGAAGTAACGCTCGCTCCGGGAGCACCGGGCGATGTTGCCGGACTTGAAATGCGTGGGCAGACTTTTTGGGTGCAATCAAGCTCGTATCTTGCCGGCGATGTTTCACTCCAAGTAGATACCAAAATGGGCGGGGCCAAATCATTCTTTGGCGGCGAAGGCCTGTTCCTGCTTCAGGTTTCCGGAACCGGATTGTTGCTGCTGTCGTCATTCGGTGCGATCCATCGCAAGACGCTGGCGCCCGGTGAGCGATATGTCGTCGATACCGGACATCTCGTCGCTTGGGAAGGCCATATGCAATACAGCCTCAGAAAGGCCGCAAAGAGTGGACTTCTCCGTAGCTTTCTAAGCGGTGAGGGTATGGTCGCCGAATTCAACGGCCCGGGCGAGATCTTGATACAGACACGTAATCTCGCCGCATTTGCCGGACTCCTCAAGCCATTCTTCCCGACGCAGGGCGGTAGCGGCGGCGGTTTCAGCATCGGTAGTTGA
- the ptsP gene encoding phosphoenolpyruvate--protein phosphotransferase, with protein MDTNAINSDRHNDQHETVIQATAVSRGVAAGRAVCLFGTKRQYFLTHIENSAIDHEIGRFRTAVTTASKQLNDLIKSPDIKAKSSGDIFDAHLMMLEHSTLAADVEAFIRSALVTAEWALRRVAENFSNKQAAVSDANLRDRIADFEDLCDRVLNALDGKAVTLPVITSDSVIVASIIRPSTLIELGRQKPSAIVTEHGGWTSHSFILARELKIPAVTGVKSALKLIRDGTSLSVDGFTGALTIDPSSETLEQIKSHTFVAEPIKFDAASTRSTTIDGREIILRANIDLVDPAPLLAQTAAKGVGLLRSEYLFQDVSVGYPSEDAQFEAYKLSASNCGPEGVRIRTFDLQVDQVNHPAEIREMNPALGLRGLRLSLADRPHFREQIRAILRAGAYGNVSMVLPMVSGVADLSTVREMIADETAALAAQGTPVPPMPLGAMIEMPSAVLTVDDIAKHADFLCLGTNDLVQYLLSADRDNESVAHNYQTLHPSVVRSISMVFRAADLQGKSTVVCGEMAGSPFYLPLLIGLGAREFSMNPDSLGAIRQVIGRISFDECRELARKASVLETADAIEAYMNDFYRRNWPHVFPGGISSST; from the coding sequence TTGGACACCAACGCCATAAATTCCGATCGGCATAACGACCAACACGAAACCGTGATCCAGGCGACCGCGGTTTCACGCGGTGTGGCCGCAGGGCGGGCCGTATGCCTCTTCGGCACAAAACGGCAATACTTTCTCACTCATATAGAAAATAGTGCGATCGACCACGAGATCGGGCGATTTCGAACGGCGGTTACGACGGCGTCAAAGCAACTCAACGATCTGATCAAGTCCCCAGATATTAAGGCCAAAAGCTCCGGCGACATCTTTGACGCGCATCTGATGATGCTCGAACACTCGACCTTGGCGGCGGACGTCGAGGCATTTATCAGGTCAGCTCTCGTCACAGCGGAATGGGCTCTGAGGCGGGTCGCCGAAAACTTTTCAAATAAGCAGGCAGCGGTTTCCGACGCGAACCTGCGCGACCGTATAGCGGACTTCGAGGACCTTTGCGATCGTGTGCTAAACGCCCTCGACGGTAAGGCCGTCACGCTACCCGTGATCACTTCGGACTCAGTGATCGTGGCCTCGATCATCCGTCCGTCAACGCTTATCGAACTGGGACGGCAAAAACCCTCGGCGATCGTCACAGAACACGGCGGTTGGACGTCACATTCCTTCATATTAGCTCGCGAATTAAAGATACCGGCGGTGACGGGCGTTAAGTCAGCCCTAAAGCTGATCCGCGACGGCACATCACTTTCGGTCGATGGCTTTACGGGCGCACTGACGATCGATCCGTCAAGCGAAACGCTCGAACAGATCAAATCACATACTTTCGTTGCCGAACCGATTAAGTTCGACGCTGCGAGCACTCGATCGACAACGATCGACGGGCGCGAGATCATTCTGCGAGCCAATATCGACCTCGTCGACCCCGCACCGCTTTTAGCACAAACCGCCGCTAAGGGCGTCGGACTTCTACGGTCCGAGTACCTCTTTCAGGATGTCAGCGTCGGTTACCCGAGTGAGGATGCCCAGTTTGAAGCGTATAAGCTTTCCGCATCGAATTGCGGCCCTGAAGGCGTTCGGATCAGGACATTTGACCTACAGGTCGACCAAGTAAATCACCCTGCTGAGATCCGTGAGATGAATCCCGCACTTGGGCTCCGTGGTCTGCGGCTGAGTCTAGCCGACAGGCCGCATTTTCGTGAGCAGATCAGAGCCATCCTGAGGGCTGGAGCATACGGAAATGTCAGTATGGTCTTGCCGATGGTCTCGGGTGTGGCGGACTTATCTACTGTGCGTGAAATGATCGCTGACGAAACCGCCGCACTCGCTGCCCAAGGCACGCCCGTGCCGCCGATGCCGTTGGGTGCGATGATCGAGATGCCATCGGCCGTTCTGACCGTGGACGATATCGCAAAACACGCAGATTTTCTGTGTCTTGGGACAAACGACCTGGTCCAATATCTGTTGTCCGCCGACCGAGATAATGAATCGGTTGCACATAATTATCAGACACTACATCCATCGGTTGTACGATCGATCTCGATGGTGTTCAGGGCCGCCGATCTGCAAGGCAAAAGCACTGTCGTCTGCGGGGAGATGGCCGGGTCGCCGTTTTACCTCCCGTTGCTGATCGGACTCGGGGCAAGGGAATTCAGTATGAACCCGGATTCGCTTGGGGCGATCAGGCAAGTCATCGGCAGGATCTCGTTTGATGAGTGCCGGGAACTCGCCCGAAAGGCATCCGTCCTCGAAACCGCCGACGCTATCGAGGCATATATGAACGATTTCTATCGCCGCAACTGGCCGCACGTTTTCCCCGGCGGGATCAGTTCGTCAACTTGA
- a CDS encoding polysaccharide biosynthesis/export family protein translates to MNVRCQNVINIAFALTAMAFTTVPAFSQVSLVNMADRYVASGGIATGDGEIANSKLPKVKAESSSSAHPSTLHRIGAHDLLKIEIVNANVRPRILRVGGDGCIVFPLAGEDVCIAGKTAGEAEAQIASAIKLFERTAIKIEVLDRTSHVVNIAGLVDQPGEQQIMRDAVPFFVVRAGLTLNRAAKGVRIVRNASEVTEDFALSDARLNEVFVYPGDTVEFF, encoded by the coding sequence ATGAATGTTCGCTGCCAAAACGTCATAAACATCGCCTTTGCATTGACCGCAATGGCATTTACGACCGTGCCCGCGTTTTCGCAAGTAAGTTTGGTCAATATGGCTGACCGCTACGTCGCGAGCGGGGGGATAGCCACGGGTGATGGTGAAATAGCTAATTCAAAGTTACCCAAAGTTAAAGCTGAGAGCTCATCATCCGCTCACCCGTCGACCCTTCACCGCATCGGCGCTCACGACCTTTTGAAGATCGAAATTGTGAACGCCAACGTCCGTCCCCGTATTCTGCGGGTCGGGGGCGATGGCTGTATCGTCTTTCCGCTGGCAGGCGAGGACGTTTGTATTGCCGGAAAGACCGCGGGCGAGGCTGAGGCCCAGATCGCCTCGGCGATTAAGCTTTTTGAAAGGACGGCGATAAAGATCGAGGTTCTTGACCGAACAAGCCACGTCGTCAACATCGCCGGCCTTGTCGATCAACCCGGCGAACAGCAGATAATGCGTGACGCCGTGCCATTTTTCGTCGTCCGTGCGGGATTGACACTGAACCGTGCGGCAAAAGGTGTCCGCATTGTAAGGAACGCCTCCGAGGTAACCGAAGATTTCGCGTTGAGCGACGCTCGATTGAACGAAGTGTTTGTATATCCGGGTGACACGGTCGAGTTTTTCTAG
- a CDS encoding tetratricopeptide repeat protein, whose product MDKKVVTAAIVGLIVGAIGGFMITNSLNRSEMNSAMSNVANVAASTPGANRPDDQMNISLDEIKAKIAEADANPTNLGFQKGLGVALYRYGTLKRDADIVTEAIRLLERAQSIDAKDYDVIVALGNSYFDLGYFKKESANLKRSRDFYKLALLQRPKDADVMTDLALSYFLDEPSDLPRSLEEFQKALTANPKHERALTYLTQTYMLQGKFDEAGRSLEKLKAANPKNESIEELARLIAAKGAPAVK is encoded by the coding sequence ATGGATAAAAAGGTCGTCACTGCTGCTATTGTCGGGCTGATCGTGGGTGCGATAGGCGGATTTATGATTACAAATTCGCTTAATCGATCTGAAATGAATTCGGCAATGTCCAATGTTGCCAATGTCGCTGCCAGCACTCCCGGTGCAAATCGCCCGGACGATCAGATGAATATCAGCCTCGACGAGATCAAGGCAAAGATCGCCGAGGCCGACGCAAATCCGACCAATTTGGGATTCCAAAAGGGACTCGGGGTCGCATTGTACCGTTACGGCACCTTAAAGCGCGACGCCGATATCGTCACCGAAGCAATTAGGCTGCTCGAGCGGGCTCAAAGCATTGACGCCAAAGATTACGACGTGATCGTCGCTCTAGGCAATTCGTACTTCGATCTAGGTTATTTCAAAAAGGAATCAGCGAACTTAAAAAGGTCGCGCGACTTTTACAAACTGGCGCTTTTGCAAAGGCCGAAGGATGCCGATGTGATGACCGATCTTGCGTTGTCATACTTTCTGGATGAACCATCTGACCTTCCGCGGTCGCTGGAGGAATTTCAGAAAGCACTCACCGCAAACCCAAAACACGAGCGTGCCCTAACTTACCTGACGCAGACTTATATGCTACAAGGGAAATTTGACGAGGCCGGAAGATCACTTGAGAAACTGAAGGCGGCTAATCCGAAAAATGAGTCGATCGAAGAGTTGGCACGCTTGATCGCGGCAAAAGGGGCTCCGGCTGTCAAATGA
- a CDS encoding prepilin peptidase, which yields MQTFFLASLEALLGIPEYFGYLFVFVIGASIGSFLNVVIYRVPNELSLLPSSKCPKCGTGIKPWHNVPILGWLMLGGKCASCKEPIAGRYPAVELLTALLFCLVYWQVGLTPYLPVALAFAATMTALVFIDAEHMILPNVITYPMFIIALIVRVVFPIAFAGNYFSDTLYGPVSWLAGYPAWAVSLAGAVLGTLVGGGLLWAVGAIWKALRGVDAMGLGDVKLLFGIGALLGWRLTLLTIFIGAFTGAVAGVALVSRQKEKDLQTQIPFGIFLGIGSIIAILFGEQLIRWYLTTFVP from the coding sequence ATGCAAACATTTTTCCTAGCTTCGCTTGAGGCACTACTTGGCATACCCGAATACTTTGGCTACCTTTTTGTTTTCGTCATCGGAGCATCTATCGGCAGTTTTCTCAATGTCGTGATCTATCGCGTCCCGAACGAACTCTCGCTGCTGCCGTCCTCAAAGTGCCCAAAATGCGGCACCGGCATTAAACCGTGGCATAACGTCCCCATACTCGGATGGCTGATGCTTGGCGGTAAATGTGCAAGTTGCAAAGAACCTATCGCGGGGCGTTATCCGGCCGTCGAACTGCTGACTGCCCTGCTCTTTTGCCTTGTGTATTGGCAGGTCGGTCTAACGCCATACTTGCCGGTCGCTCTGGCATTTGCCGCGACGATGACTGCACTGGTATTCATAGACGCCGAGCATATGATCCTGCCGAACGTGATCACCTACCCGATGTTTATCATCGCGTTGATCGTTCGTGTGGTGTTTCCGATCGCGTTTGCGGGTAATTATTTTTCGGACACGCTATATGGTCCGGTCTCGTGGCTCGCCGGATATCCTGCTTGGGCAGTTTCACTGGCCGGTGCGGTTTTGGGGACATTGGTCGGCGGCGGGCTTCTGTGGGCGGTCGGGGCAATTTGGAAAGCTCTTCGCGGCGTCGACGCGATGGGCCTCGGCGATGTAAAGCTGCTATTCGGTATCGGGGCTCTGCTCGGTTGGCGATTGACGCTTTTGACGATCTTTATCGGAGCATTTACCGGTGCGGTCGCCGGCGTCGCCCTCGTATCACGTCAAAAAGAAAAGGATCTGCAAACGCAGATCCCATTTGGAATCTTCCTCGGTATCGGTTCGATCATCGCTATACTTTTTGGCGAACAACTGATCCGATGGTACCTCACGACCTTTGTGCCGTGA
- a CDS encoding FAD-dependent oxidoreductase: MKPTDTKDPEYFHKVIDCQYACPAHTPVPEYIRLIAEGRYTEAYMINWDSNVFPGVLGRTCDRPCEPACRRGRLEQEPVAICRLKRVAADNRDDVIPYMPQGPFKPNGKKVALIGGGPASLTVARDLAPLGYEIHLFDEQKLGGGFMRSQIPAFRLPEHVLNDEVNYILRLGIHTQFEHYVDSLKGVLEKDYDAVFVGTGAPRGRDLPDLPGRQEGDANIHIGINWLGSVAFEHTEKIGRRVIVLGGGNTAMDCCRTARRLGGDDVKVIVRSPFATMKASPWEKEDAQHEDIPIIDNHVPKSFVIEDGRLVGMMFEKVEAKYDENGKRSLVPTGEDDVFYPADDVLIAVGQENSFPWIERDLGVEFDKWEMPIVDRVTFQSTLPKVFFGGDAAFGPENVITAVAHGHQAAVSIDLHCSGKNIHTERLDPFVNLISQKMGIHEWAYDSEVDPYERLIVPQTDKSITLKDRKQEVELGFDPLAGYEEAKRCLNCDVQTVFNAPKCIECDACVDICPTSCITFTANEPEAELRQHTKVPALNLTQDLYVSEPVPQTLRIMAKDEDVCLHCGLCAERCPTAAWDMQKFFYNVTKAGEHKYANLVQIQRN, from the coding sequence TTGAAACCAACAGATACCAAAGATCCCGAATATTTTCACAAGGTTATAGACTGCCAGTACGCGTGCCCGGCCCATACGCCGGTGCCGGAATACATCCGCCTTATCGCCGAGGGCAGATATACAGAGGCGTATATGATCAACTGGGATTCGAACGTGTTTCCCGGCGTGCTCGGCCGTACGTGTGACCGCCCGTGCGAACCAGCGTGTCGTCGCGGCCGTCTCGAACAGGAACCCGTCGCCATCTGCCGTCTCAAACGCGTTGCGGCGGATAATCGCGATGACGTTATCCCGTATATGCCGCAGGGGCCTTTTAAGCCGAACGGCAAAAAGGTTGCCCTGATCGGTGGTGGCCCGGCTTCGCTTACGGTTGCGAGAGATCTTGCACCGCTTGGATACGAAATACATCTTTTCGACGAACAAAAGCTCGGCGGCGGGTTTATGCGGTCGCAGATCCCGGCGTTCCGTTTGCCGGAACACGTTTTGAATGACGAGGTCAATTACATCTTACGACTCGGCATCCATACGCAGTTTGAGCATTATGTCGATTCGCTCAAAGGTGTACTTGAGAAAGACTACGACGCTGTGTTTGTCGGTACCGGAGCACCGCGTGGACGCGATCTGCCTGATCTGCCGGGACGCCAAGAAGGCGATGCGAACATTCACATTGGAATTAACTGGCTTGGTAGCGTTGCCTTTGAGCATACCGAGAAGATCGGCAGACGAGTGATCGTTCTCGGCGGTGGTAATACAGCAATGGACTGCTGCCGCACGGCGCGGCGTCTCGGCGGCGACGATGTAAAGGTGATCGTCCGTTCGCCATTCGCCACAATGAAAGCCAGCCCGTGGGAAAAAGAGGACGCCCAGCACGAAGACATCCCGATCATCGATAATCACGTGCCTAAGAGCTTTGTGATTGAGGACGGCAGGCTCGTCGGGATGATGTTTGAAAAGGTCGAAGCCAAATACGACGAGAATGGCAAGCGTTCGCTCGTGCCGACCGGCGAAGACGATGTTTTCTATCCGGCTGATGACGTGCTGATCGCGGTTGGTCAGGAGAATAGCTTCCCTTGGATCGAGCGTGACCTTGGGGTCGAGTTCGACAAATGGGAAATGCCGATAGTGGACCGTGTCACATTCCAATCTACACTTCCGAAAGTCTTCTTCGGAGGCGATGCTGCATTTGGCCCCGAAAATGTCATTACCGCCGTTGCCCACGGTCACCAAGCGGCTGTTTCGATCGATCTGCATTGCAGCGGTAAAAATATCCACACCGAACGCCTCGATCCGTTCGTCAATCTCATCTCGCAGAAGATGGGCATCCACGAATGGGCGTACGACAGCGAAGTCGATCCGTACGAACGCCTTATCGTTCCTCAAACCGACAAATCGATCACGCTCAAAGACCGCAAGCAGGAGGTCGAGCTCGGTTTCGACCCGCTCGCCGGTTACGAGGAAGCCAAACGTTGTCTCAACTGCGACGTGCAGACGGTCTTTAACGCTCCGAAATGCATCGAGTGCGACGCGTGCGTCGACATCTGCCCGACGAGCTGCATCACGTTCACGGCCAACGAGCCCGAAGCCGAGCTTCGCCAGCACACCAAGGTTCCTGCCCTCAACCTCACGCAGGACCTCTACGTCTCCGAACCCGTCCCGCAGACGCTCCGCATCATGGCCAAAGACGAAGACGTCTGCCTCCACTGCGGCCTCTGCGCCGAACGCTGCCCCACCGCCGCCTGGGACATGCAGAAATTCTTCTACAACGTCACCAAAGCCGGCGAGCACAAATACGCCAACCTCGTCCAGATCCAAAGGAATTGA
- a CDS encoding DUF4258 domain-containing protein produces the protein MDNKADILELVRIAAGNRILFLSHAIRQMSRPDRMITTADIRRIINEGEVIENYPEDARGHSCLILGVDDGQRPIHVVCSPKDEYLAIITCYLPDEDEWSDDLSVRL, from the coding sequence ATGGATAATAAAGCGGACATCCTTGAGTTGGTAAGAATCGCGGCGGGGAACCGCATTCTTTTCCTATCGCATGCGATTAGACAGATGTCGCGGCCCGATCGGATGATAACGACGGCGGATATTCGTCGTATAATTAACGAAGGTGAGGTAATTGAAAATTATCCTGAGGATGCACGCGGACACAGTTGTCTTATTCTTGGCGTTGACGACGGACAGCGACCGATCCACGTCGTTTGTTCTCCAAAAGATGAGTATCTCGCGATAATTACTTGCTATCTTCCAGACGAAGACGAATGGTCGGACGATCTTAGTGTGAGGTTATAA